GAGACCGATCGTCGCGTCAGGGATCGACGCCACGTGCGAGCACGCGGTGCGTGCGCGGTCAGTTTACTCCCCAGCCACCGACGGAGGCGACTCTCCCCACCCCGCGCGTGGCGTGCCTCCCGGCCGACGACGACCGGAGCGGTCGACGCTGCCCCACGCAGCGGGCGGGGACCTCAGACGCGCGGCGCGGACCGCGGGCGGCCGGTGCCGGACGGGAGGCTCGGGGCCGGTTCCGCCAGGGCCGCTCGCGTCGCCGCGAGCAGCTGTTCCGCGGTCGCGATCCCGTTCGCCGATCCGGTCGTCGCCTGACCGCCGGCGTGGGCGAGGAGCTGCGCGCCGATCGCCGGGCCGATCCGGTCGGCCTCCTGCGGGTTGCGGGCGACCCAGTCCCGGGCGACGGCGTCGGCGAGGCGCTCGGCCGCGGCACCGCGCTCGACGTCCCCGCGCGACCGGTGCCACAGCCCCGTCACGACGAGGTGTGCCACGACCGCGCCGACGTCGCGCACCGGGTGCCCCCAGCCCGCGGTGTCGATGTCGAGCAGGCCGGAGATGCGCCAGGGCTCGTCCTCGTCGACGAACACCTGCTCGAGGTGCAGGTCACCGTGCACCACCTGCTTCTGGCCGGCGGCCCAGCCGATCGACCGGCGACCGATCGCGTCGTACAGCCGGTCGATCTCCTCGGCGTCCCCGGGCAGCGCCGTGACGAGGGTGCGACGGTGCCAGTCGGCGTGGTCCATCGCGTCCGCGCGGGCCTGCTGCGTCATCGGCACGGTCGCGACCCGACCGCTCAGGGCCGCGAGGGACGCCACGAACCGGGGGTCGTCGGCGATCTCGGTGATCCGGCTCCCCGCGGGCACGCCGCGCACGAGCTCCAGGACGAGCAGCCCGTCGCCGCGACTGGAGAGCACCCGCGGCACCGGCAGACCGGCGGCGGCGAACTGCTCGTGCGTGCGGACGATCGGCGCGACCCGGTGCGGCCGGACGATCTTGATGAACAGGGTCCGCTCCGGTGCGTCCACGCGGACCACGGCACGCTTGCCCGGTCGGTAGGCGGCGACGGTCAACGTCGGGTCGGTGACGGGCATCCCGAGGGTGGTGAGCAGCTCCGCGACGGCGTCGCGGTACGTCACCTGTGGCAGGACCGGGAGGCCCGGGTCGTTCGGGTAGGCCCACACCGAGACCGGCTCCCCCGTCGCCGGGTCGGTGACGATCGCGCTGTTCTGGTCGTGGGCGCCGCCGGTGTCGACGTACGTCAGGACCGTCGCGCGCTGGCCGGCGCGGTCGACGGTGTCGACCTCGTACCCGTAGAGGTACCCGTTGCCCGACGGCTCGACGGAGTGCGCCCGGGCGGCCACGACGGTCGTCCCGGACCCGGCGAAGGCCTCGGGGATGACGCGCTCATGGTTGGGCCACACGGGCACAGTCAACCGTGTCCGCGCGGTTTCGTCGCCTTCGTGCACGGCTCGGCGTGCGGCTCGTGGCTACCGTGGACACGTGAACCCGGTCTCGCGTCTCCGCAGCTCGAGCCGCACCCCGTTCCTGCAGGTCGTCAAGACCGCGGTGGCGGTGGTCGCGGCGGTGCTCCTGTGCGAGCTCCTCATCCGCGGCCCGTTCCCGACCTTCGCCGCGATCGCCGCCCTGCTCGTCGTCCAGCCGAGCATCAACCAGTCGTTCGTGAAGGGCCTGGAGCGCAGCGCGGGCGTCCTGCTCGGGGTGGTCCTGGCGACGGGCGTGCACCTGCTCCTCGGCGACGCGGTGTGGATCGTGCTGCTCGTCGTGGTCCTGGCGATCCTGCTCGCCTGGGCGCTCCGCCTCACCCCGACCTCGGCCACCCAGGTCGGCATCAGCGGCATGCTCGTGCTCACCGCGGGTGTCGTCACGCCCAACTACTCGGCCGACCGCATCCTCGAGACCGTGATCGGCGCGGTCGTCGCCCTCGTGGTGAACGCCCTCATCGTCCCGCCCGTGCTGCTCGAACCCGCGCACCTGGCCGTCGCCCGGCTCGCGCGGGACACCGCCGCCGCATTCGAGCGGATCGCCGTCGGGCTGACCGAGGGGTGGGACGCCGAGCGGTGGCACGAGGCCCTGCTGCAGGCCCGGGCGCTCCGGCAGCAGCACGCCCGGACCGACGCGGCGCTGACCTCGGCGCGCGACTCGCTCACGATGAACCCGCGCGGCGGACGCCACCGGACGATCCTCGAGCGGGACGTCGCCGTCACCGAGCACCTCCGGGTCCTCGTCACGCGGGTCACCGGCATGACGCGTGCCGTCCGAGACAACACGGCGCCGGACCTGCGCGCCGACCCGATGGTGGG
The sequence above is drawn from the Curtobacterium sp. L6-1 genome and encodes:
- a CDS encoding aminoglycoside phosphotransferase family protein, with the protein product MWPNHERVIPEAFAGSGTTVVAARAHSVEPSGNGYLYGYEVDTVDRAGQRATVLTYVDTGGAHDQNSAIVTDPATGEPVSVWAYPNDPGLPVLPQVTYRDAVAELLTTLGMPVTDPTLTVAAYRPGKRAVVRVDAPERTLFIKIVRPHRVAPIVRTHEQFAAAGLPVPRVLSSRGDGLLVLELVRGVPAGSRITEIADDPRFVASLAALSGRVATVPMTQQARADAMDHADWHRRTLVTALPGDAEEIDRLYDAIGRRSIGWAAGQKQVVHGDLHLEQVFVDEDEPWRISGLLDIDTAGWGHPVRDVGAVVAHLVVTGLWHRSRGDVERGAAAERLADAVARDWVARNPQEADRIGPAIGAQLLAHAGGQATTGSANGIATAEQLLAATRAALAEPAPSLPSGTGRPRSAPRV
- a CDS encoding FUSC family protein gives rise to the protein MNPVSRLRSSSRTPFLQVVKTAVAVVAAVLLCELLIRGPFPTFAAIAALLVVQPSINQSFVKGLERSAGVLLGVVLATGVHLLLGDAVWIVLLVVVLAILLAWALRLTPTSATQVGISGMLVLTAGVVTPNYSADRILETVIGAVVALVVNALIVPPVLLEPAHLAVARLARDTAAAFERIAVGLTEGWDAERWHEALLQARALRQQHARTDAALTSARDSLTMNPRGGRHRTILERDVAVTEHLRVLVTRVTGMTRAVRDNTAPDLRADPMVGRIATEVARIGADVRRLGAQVESTRLTPGELAEGPEEPTVEHALTAPLEVVRPNSRHWVLIGALLEDVRRVREELLGEDD